From Vigna angularis cultivar LongXiaoDou No.4 chromosome 11, ASM1680809v1, whole genome shotgun sequence:
TCATTCATTTCCATTCTCCATGGCAACCAACCAACTCAGAGAACCACCCAAAAGACTCCAATACCCACTCGACTCTTCCTCCTACAAGCTCCTCAACGAGATCGGCGCCGGCGTCAGCGCCGTCGTCTACAAAGCCATCTGTATCCCCATGAACTACGCCGCGGTCGCAATCAAATCCATAGACCTCGACCGTTCCCGCCCCGACTTGGACGACGTTCGTCGCGAGGCCAAAACTCTGTCCCTCCTTTCACACCCTAACATCCTCAAAGCACACTGCTCTTTCACCGTCGACCGCCGCCTCTGGGTGGTCATGCCCTTCATGGCCGCAGGATCTCTCCAATCCATCATCTCTCACTCCCACCCCAACGGCTTAACCGAGCCCTGCATCGCGGTGGTTCTTAGAGACACCCTCAATGCCCTCTCCTACCTCCACGGCCAGGGCCACCTCCACCGTGACATAAAAGCCGGGAATATCCTCGTTGACACAAACGGACAGGTAAAGCTCGCGGATTTCGGCGTGTCGGCTTCCATCTACGAGTCCTCCACGTGTTCCTCTCTCAAGTTCACCGATGTTGCAGGCACGCCGTATTGGATGGCTCCGGAGGTGATTCACTCGCATACAGGGTACAGTTTCAAGGCTGATATATGGTCCTTTGGGATAACCGCTTTGGAGCTCGCGCATGGAAGGCCTCCTCTCTCCCATCTTCCACCTTCAAAGTCCATGATGCTCAAGATCACCAAGCGGTTTCGGTTCTCCGATTTGGATAAATATAGAAAGGGGAACGGGAATAAGTTCTCCAAGGCGTTCAAGGACATGGTGGCTTCTTGTCTGGACCAAGATCCTTCCAAAAGACCCACTGCTGATAAGTTGCTGAAACACCCCTTCTTTAAAAACTGCAAAGGAACTGATTTTCTGGTCAAGAAC
This genomic window contains:
- the LOC108333469 gene encoding serine/threonine-protein kinase BLUS1, with product MQQCIIHSFPFSMATNQLREPPKRLQYPLDSSSYKLLNEIGAGVSAVVYKAICIPMNYAAVAIKSIDLDRSRPDLDDVRREAKTLSLLSHPNILKAHCSFTVDRRLWVVMPFMAAGSLQSIISHSHPNGLTEPCIAVVLRDTLNALSYLHGQGHLHRDIKAGNILVDTNGQVKLADFGVSASIYESSTCSSLKFTDVAGTPYWMAPEVIHSHTGYSFKADIWSFGITALELAHGRPPLSHLPPSKSMMLKITKRFRFSDLDKYRKGNGNKFSKAFKDMVASCLDQDPSKRPTADKLLKHPFFKNCKGTDFLVKNVLLGLPSVEKRYKESKVNEHADGGGHDDDDDDEDPAMLVKERRISGWNFNQDGLELDPVFPNDDAGAKKAELGGESVMRKMEELVNDGGNEAGSGGGGVKKREKMLTTLNMLKGSLEQELLEVKFLVNTIRGEEESDRDQVAAAASADHSEEKEISRLRAALENERKKNLQLELQLHNCKIQLSSLNISN